The following proteins come from a genomic window of Amphiura filiformis chromosome 16, Afil_fr2py, whole genome shotgun sequence:
- the LOC140172460 gene encoding uncharacterized protein — protein MADSKHKVQGEGERTYHINCSRVVSDNFAKLRHDCGSSDIILQVGSKRSSKRYYTHKLILSNASAVFRQMFNGKWKESEEKRATLDETEKCQEVFPIFLDFIYGGKKGAILINADNVVSLLTLADKYEVNALKDLCCRFVETLIDGNVRRALSWLNIAEGLQLASFQCQIDVMMSSAGI, from the coding sequence ATGGCCGATTCAAAGCACAAGGTACAAGGGGAAGGAGAAAGGACCTACCATATCAATTGTTCTCGGGTCGTATCGGACAATTTCGCAAAACTTCGGCACGATTGTGGGTCATCGGATATAATCCTCCAAGTCGGTTCCAAACGCAGTTCCAAACGTTACTATACGCATAAGCTGATTTTGTCCAATGCTAGTGCTGTTTTTCGGCAGATGTTTAACGGTAAATGGAAGGAAAGTGAGGAAAAACGAGCTACGTTAGACGAAACTGAAAAATGTCAGGAAGTGTTTCCGATATTTCTCGATTTTATCTATGGTGGTAAGAAAGGAGCGATTCTCATAAACGCCGACAATGTCGTATCACTTCTAACCCTCGCAGATAAATATGAAGTAAACGCCTTAAAAGATCTGTGCTGTAGGTTTGTGGAGACATTAATTGACGGAAACGTCAGAAGAGCATTATCGTGGCTCAATATTGCCGAAGGTTTGCAACTTGCTTCGTTTCAGTGTCAGATAGATGTTATGATGTCATCTGCTGGAATTTGA